In a single window of the Streptomyces sp. CGMCC 4.7035 genome:
- a CDS encoding bifunctional glycosyltransferase 87/phosphatase PAP2 family protein produces MANVEHSGQMGSAFGAGSAQEAKARLKATRAGLWLITAVLAVRQVTVVLSTRHGERLTALETWGGPNGVLHVNGSLYDSTLFTGTPFAGLVLKPLTRAAQQALGWGWTFGTLLLVVALGTVAARALPPPVTRRSSLLAAPVAISLLMLSLPVRNTLYLGQTSIIPVLLVLLACFAVRDERTGGLLIGVGAALQPTVLLFAPLLWFTGRRRAATSAAGTFAVCTALAWAAMPHDSYTYWVHHLAGVGLGGKADDHANQSLHGALLRLGLSGPLEIGLFLVFGAAVVVLGLRRAIRYAGDGQLLLAVAVTGCVAVAVSPTTWQHQLLWLLLAVVGRVGRRASDRYVWPVAVVLLMTLPAKMLLPNMAVLDPLRDNLVLLAALAAATFVPFLSRTSPFYRAPVPTQAAPPVPTRRQRVPLLPFLRRILTRPNLLLELLLLRVTYAAYQQVRLAATGGSNAAGRVTAEQHGEQILAIERFLHLDIEHWVNHAVVQVGRLRDFFDFYYESFHFVIPLTVLGLLYWRRPVDYRWARSALGFATLLALVGFWLYPLAPPRLMPELGMIDTVHGVQDFSKPDYGALTALTNQYAAMPSLHFGWSLWCGVVIAIVASKWWMKTLGLLHPLFTVSAIVATGNHWVLDAVGGGIVVGAGFGLAYVFQGPRARVVTTAAEVSSAPVPVRERTAS; encoded by the coding sequence GTGGCGAACGTTGAGCACAGCGGGCAGATGGGCAGTGCCTTCGGGGCGGGGTCTGCACAGGAGGCGAAGGCGCGGCTGAAGGCGACCCGCGCGGGTCTCTGGCTGATCACCGCCGTCCTGGCGGTACGGCAGGTGACCGTCGTCCTGAGCACGCGCCATGGAGAGCGGCTGACGGCCCTGGAGACCTGGGGCGGCCCGAACGGCGTCCTGCACGTGAACGGGTCGCTGTACGACTCGACGCTGTTCACCGGCACACCGTTCGCCGGACTCGTCCTCAAACCGCTCACCCGGGCGGCCCAGCAGGCCCTCGGCTGGGGCTGGACCTTCGGCACGCTCCTGCTCGTCGTCGCGCTCGGCACGGTCGCCGCCCGCGCCCTGCCGCCGCCCGTGACCCGGCGCTCCTCGCTCCTCGCCGCGCCCGTCGCGATAAGCCTGCTCATGCTGTCGCTGCCGGTGCGCAACACCCTCTATCTCGGCCAGACCAGCATCATCCCGGTACTGCTGGTCCTGCTCGCCTGCTTCGCCGTGCGCGACGAGCGGACCGGCGGACTGCTGATCGGCGTCGGAGCCGCGCTCCAGCCGACCGTGCTGCTGTTCGCACCGCTGCTGTGGTTCACCGGCCGCAGACGGGCCGCCACCTCCGCCGCCGGCACGTTCGCCGTGTGCACCGCGCTCGCCTGGGCGGCGATGCCGCACGACTCGTACACCTACTGGGTGCACCATCTGGCCGGCGTCGGCCTGGGCGGCAAGGCCGACGACCACGCCAACCAGTCCCTGCACGGGGCACTGCTCAGGCTCGGCCTGTCCGGGCCGCTCGAAATCGGCCTCTTCCTCGTGTTCGGTGCCGCCGTCGTGGTTCTCGGGCTGCGCCGGGCGATCCGGTACGCGGGCGACGGACAACTGCTGCTCGCCGTCGCGGTCACCGGCTGCGTGGCGGTCGCCGTGTCGCCCACGACCTGGCAGCACCAGCTTCTGTGGCTGCTGCTCGCGGTCGTCGGCCGCGTCGGCAGACGCGCCTCGGACCGGTACGTATGGCCGGTCGCCGTCGTCCTGCTGATGACGCTGCCCGCGAAGATGCTGTTGCCCAACATGGCGGTGCTCGACCCACTGCGCGACAACCTCGTGCTGCTCGCGGCCCTCGCCGCCGCCACCTTCGTACCGTTCCTGTCCCGGACCTCCCCCTTCTACCGGGCCCCGGTCCCCACCCAGGCCGCACCGCCCGTCCCGACCCGCCGGCAACGCGTCCCGCTCCTGCCGTTCCTGCGCCGGATCCTCACCCGCCCCAACCTGCTGCTCGAACTGCTCCTCCTCCGGGTCACCTACGCCGCCTACCAGCAGGTCCGGCTCGCGGCGACCGGCGGCAGCAACGCGGCGGGCCGGGTCACCGCCGAGCAGCACGGCGAGCAGATCCTCGCGATCGAACGCTTCCTGCACCTGGACATCGAGCACTGGGTCAACCACGCCGTCGTCCAGGTCGGCCGGCTGCGGGACTTCTTCGACTTCTACTACGAGTCGTTCCACTTCGTGATCCCGCTGACCGTCCTGGGCCTGCTCTACTGGCGCCGCCCGGTCGACTACCGCTGGGCCCGCTCGGCGCTCGGCTTCGCCACCCTGCTCGCCCTCGTCGGCTTCTGGCTCTACCCGCTGGCCCCGCCACGCCTGATGCCGGAACTCGGGATGATCGACACCGTGCACGGCGTGCAGGACTTCTCCAAGCCGGACTACGGCGCGCTGACCGCGCTGACGAACCAGTACGCGGCGATGCCCTCGCTGCACTTCGGCTGGTCCCTGTGGTGCGGTGTCGTCATCGCGATCGTCGCGTCCAAGTGGTGGATGAAGACGCTCGGCCTGCTTCACCCGCTCTTCACGGTCTCGGCGATCGTGGCCACCGGCAACCACTGGGTGCTGGACGCGGTGGGCGGCGGGATCGTCGTCGGCGCGGGCTTCGGGCTCGCCTACGTCTTCCAGGGCCCGCGCGCACGAGTGGTGACGACCGCCGCCGAGGTCAGCAGTGCGCCGGTGCCGGTGAGGGAGCGTACTGCGAGCTGA
- a CDS encoding O-methyltransferase, translated as MSTSQDLWNDVDAYFTTLLAPADEVLTAALRDSDAAGLPAINVAPNQGKLLQLFAQLQGARRILEIGTLGGYSTIWLGRALPADGRLITLEYDARHAEVARRNLERADLHRITEVRVGPALESLPKLAEEHPEPFDLVFIDADKANNPHYIEWALKLTRPGSLIVLDNVVRGGQVTDAGSEDPSVRGTRAALELIAAHPRLSGTAVQTVGSKGHDGFALARVVAA; from the coding sequence ATGAGCACATCGCAAGATCTCTGGAACGACGTCGACGCGTACTTCACCACCCTTCTCGCCCCCGCCGACGAGGTGCTCACCGCGGCGCTGCGGGACAGTGACGCGGCCGGGCTTCCGGCCATCAACGTCGCGCCGAACCAGGGCAAGCTGCTCCAGCTCTTCGCCCAGCTCCAGGGCGCACGCCGCATCCTGGAGATCGGCACGCTCGGCGGCTACAGCACGATCTGGCTGGGCCGCGCCCTGCCCGCGGACGGCCGGCTGATCACCCTTGAGTACGACGCCCGGCACGCCGAGGTCGCCCGCCGCAACCTGGAGCGGGCGGACCTGCACCGGATCACCGAGGTGCGGGTCGGCCCGGCCCTGGAGTCGCTGCCGAAGCTGGCCGAGGAACACCCGGAACCGTTCGACCTGGTCTTCATCGACGCGGACAAGGCCAACAACCCGCACTACATCGAGTGGGCCCTCAAGCTGACCCGCCCCGGCAGCCTGATCGTCCTCGACAACGTCGTACGCGGCGGCCAGGTCACCGACGCGGGCAGCGAGGACCCGAGCGTGCGGGGGACCAGGGCCGCGCTCGAACTGATCGCCGCGCACCCGAGATTGAGCGGCACGGCGGTGCAGACGGTGGGCAGCAAGGGGCACGACGGTTTCGCGCTGGCGCGGGTCGTGGCCGCCTGA
- a CDS encoding FHA domain-containing protein, whose protein sequence is MLELTMASVSGADAGSTAGMLMADAPSDPGTVLRVGRDKSVCRLATPDDWLFVSRVHLEFLCGPDGDWQVTWLRGTHAEPSSEVVLALAGHPAQPLPYGGTVRLPLGGSGELVIQDRTAPRSVNVGFFHEA, encoded by the coding sequence GTGCTCGAACTCACCATGGCCTCGGTATCCGGGGCGGACGCCGGGTCGACGGCCGGCATGCTCATGGCCGACGCGCCCAGCGACCCGGGCACCGTGCTCAGGGTGGGCAGGGACAAGTCCGTGTGCCGGCTGGCGACGCCCGACGACTGGCTGTTCGTCTCGCGCGTCCACCTGGAGTTCCTGTGCGGTCCCGACGGCGACTGGCAGGTCACCTGGCTGCGCGGCACCCACGCCGAGCCCTCCTCCGAGGTGGTGCTGGCCCTGGCCGGGCACCCGGCCCAGCCCCTGCCCTACGGCGGCACGGTCAGGCTTCCGCTCGGCGGCTCGGGCGAGCTGGTGATCCAGGACCGCACCGCCCCGCGCAGCGTCAACGTGGGCTTCTTCCACGAGGCCTGA
- a CDS encoding DnaJ family domain-containing protein encodes MTERKPPGVSFESFADKQIRDAQARGEFANLPGAGEPAPAVAETEYDELWWIKRKMAREGIAVLPPTLALRKEAEDTLAAAAVAPSERVVRRLVEDLNVKIRDMMFKPPPGPPLGLKPYDVDEVVREWRERRAARPTAD; translated from the coding sequence ATGACCGAGCGCAAGCCACCCGGCGTGAGCTTCGAGTCCTTCGCCGACAAACAGATCCGTGACGCCCAGGCACGCGGGGAGTTCGCGAACCTCCCCGGCGCCGGCGAGCCGGCACCGGCCGTCGCGGAGACGGAGTACGACGAACTGTGGTGGATCAAGCGCAAGATGGCCCGCGAGGGGATCGCGGTCCTGCCGCCGACGCTGGCCCTGCGCAAAGAGGCAGAGGACACGTTGGCGGCGGCCGCGGTGGCGCCGTCCGAGCGGGTGGTACGGCGGCTGGTCGAGGACCTCAATGTGAAGATCCGCGACATGATGTTCAAGCCGCCACCCGGACCGCCGCTGGGCCTCAAGCCGTACGACGTCGACGAGGTCGTACGGGAGTGGCGCGAGCGCCGGGCCGCCCGCCCGACGGCGGACTGA
- a CDS encoding GNAT family N-acetyltransferase translates to MTWTVAPEPHDSPVAAALWRAYYTEVSDRWYQRFEGRTTDPDELEREIAADTGAYLAPPNGTLLVARHGGEPVGTAGVRLLDAATAELKRVFVREEMRGRGGAPLLVAAAEDAARALGARRIVLDTRNDLVEARTLYARLGYTETEPYNDHEYAEHWFSKRLEGVRV, encoded by the coding sequence ATGACCTGGACCGTCGCCCCGGAGCCCCATGACTCTCCCGTCGCCGCCGCACTGTGGCGGGCGTATTACACGGAGGTCAGCGACCGCTGGTACCAACGCTTCGAGGGGCGCACGACCGACCCGGACGAGCTGGAGCGTGAGATCGCCGCGGACACCGGCGCCTACCTGGCTCCGCCGAACGGGACGCTGCTGGTGGCCCGGCACGGGGGCGAGCCGGTGGGGACCGCGGGCGTACGGCTGCTGGACGCGGCCACCGCCGAGCTCAAGCGTGTCTTCGTGCGCGAGGAGATGCGCGGCCGGGGCGGCGCCCCGCTCCTCGTGGCCGCCGCCGAGGACGCGGCCCGGGCGCTCGGCGCGCGGCGGATCGTCCTCGACACCCGCAACGACCTGGTGGAGGCCCGCACCCTGTACGCGCGGCTCGGTTACACGGAGACCGAGCCGTACAACGACCACGAGTACGCGGAGCACTGGTTCAGCAAGCGGCTCGAAGGGGTCCGGGTCTAG
- a CDS encoding MDR family MFS transporter, translated as MTGDAEGGAGEAPEAEIRGPGTGASAGAGTDTGSGGPVVGRHAAPGDEGVHGGVLVSIGALLLGMLLAALDQTIVSTALPTIVSDLGGLEHLSWVVTAYLLASTAATPLWGKLGDQYGRKRLFQAAIVIFLAGSALCGMAQNMPELIAFRAVQGLGGGGLIVLSMAIVGDIVPPRERGRYQGLFGAVFGATSVLGPLLGGLFTQHLSWRWVFYVNLPVGVVALAVIATVLRIPRKSERHVIDYLGTFLIASVATCLVLVASLGGTTWSWASPQIVGLAVLGALLLVAFLLVERRAAEPVLPLKLFRVRTFTLSAVISFIVGFAMFGAMTYLPTFLQIVQGITPTMSGVHMLPMVLGMLLSSTASGQIVSRTGRWKVFPIAGTGVTTLGLLLLHQLDERSSTAEMSGYFFVFGLGLGLVMQVLVLIVQNAVAYEDLGVATSGATFFRSIGASFGVAVFGTLFASRLGGRLTAALAGQPLPAGVTPDALKADPRGIAALPATVRPGVLHAFASSITDVFLYAAPVALLGFVLAWFLREDKLRGSVTAPDVTETLASNPVQRSSYDEVCRALSLLGSREGRRAVYEKITSRAGYDLLPAASWLLLRIKKYGWAEPAVLAERSTVPLNVILAAARQLEERRLAVREGLDLVLTEQGREVAERLAEAREESLAELLGDWWGPDRPTDLVRLVQELTTEMCGSYAERPHNNGPGTRPLGRAA; from the coding sequence ATGACCGGTGACGCAGAGGGCGGAGCGGGAGAGGCACCGGAGGCCGAGATACGCGGGCCCGGGACCGGTGCCAGTGCCGGTGCCGGCACCGATACCGGCTCAGGCGGTCCCGTCGTGGGACGGCACGCCGCGCCCGGTGACGAGGGCGTGCACGGCGGTGTCCTCGTCTCCATCGGAGCGCTGCTGCTGGGCATGCTGCTCGCCGCCCTCGACCAGACGATCGTGTCGACCGCGCTGCCCACCATCGTCAGCGATCTCGGCGGTCTCGAACACCTGTCGTGGGTGGTCACCGCCTATCTGCTCGCCTCGACCGCCGCGACCCCCCTGTGGGGCAAGCTCGGCGACCAGTACGGGCGCAAGAGGCTGTTCCAGGCCGCGATCGTGATCTTCCTGGCCGGTTCCGCGCTGTGCGGAATGGCGCAGAACATGCCCGAACTCATCGCCTTCCGTGCCGTCCAGGGGCTCGGCGGCGGTGGACTCATCGTCCTGTCCATGGCGATCGTCGGGGACATCGTCCCGCCCCGGGAACGCGGCCGGTACCAGGGGCTGTTCGGTGCCGTCTTCGGCGCCACCAGCGTGCTCGGGCCGCTCCTCGGCGGCCTGTTCACCCAGCATCTGAGCTGGCGCTGGGTGTTCTACGTCAACCTGCCCGTCGGTGTCGTCGCCCTCGCCGTGATCGCGACGGTCCTGCGCATCCCGCGGAAGTCCGAACGGCACGTCATCGACTACCTCGGCACCTTCCTCATCGCCTCCGTCGCCACCTGTCTGGTCCTGGTCGCCTCCCTCGGCGGCACCACCTGGAGCTGGGCCTCGCCGCAGATCGTCGGCCTGGCGGTCCTCGGCGCACTCCTGCTCGTGGCCTTCCTGCTCGTCGAACGCCGGGCCGCCGAACCCGTCCTCCCGCTCAAGCTCTTCCGCGTGCGCACCTTCACGCTCTCCGCGGTCATCAGCTTCATCGTCGGCTTCGCGATGTTCGGCGCGATGACGTACCTGCCGACGTTCCTGCAGATCGTCCAGGGCATCACGCCGACCATGTCCGGCGTGCACATGCTGCCGATGGTGCTCGGCATGCTGCTGTCGTCCACCGCGTCCGGCCAGATCGTCAGTCGCACCGGCCGCTGGAAGGTGTTCCCGATCGCCGGTACGGGTGTCACGACCCTCGGCCTGCTCCTGCTGCACCAGCTCGACGAGCGCAGCAGCACGGCAGAGATGAGCGGCTACTTCTTCGTCTTCGGCCTGGGCCTCGGCCTGGTCATGCAGGTCCTGGTGCTGATCGTGCAGAACGCGGTGGCGTACGAGGACCTGGGCGTCGCCACCTCCGGCGCCACCTTCTTCCGGTCCATCGGCGCCTCGTTCGGTGTGGCCGTCTTCGGCACGCTCTTCGCGAGCCGGCTCGGCGGCCGGCTCACGGCGGCGCTCGCGGGGCAGCCGCTCCCGGCGGGCGTCACCCCGGACGCCCTGAAGGCCGACCCGCGCGGCATCGCGGCCCTGCCGGCCACCGTACGGCCCGGCGTCCTGCACGCCTTCGCCTCCTCCATCACGGACGTCTTCCTCTACGCCGCCCCGGTCGCCCTCCTCGGCTTCGTGCTGGCGTGGTTCCTGCGCGAGGACAAGCTGCGCGGCTCGGTGACCGCGCCGGACGTGACGGAGACACTGGCGAGCAACCCGGTGCAGCGTTCGTCGTACGACGAGGTGTGCCGGGCGCTGTCCCTGCTCGGCTCGCGGGAGGGACGGCGTGCGGTCTACGAGAAGATCACCAGCCGAGCCGGTTACGACCTGCTGCCCGCGGCGAGCTGGCTGCTGCTGCGGATCAAGAAGTACGGCTGGGCCGAGCCCGCGGTGCTCGCCGAGCGCAGCACGGTCCCGCTGAACGTGATCCTCGCCGCCGCGCGGCAGCTGGAGGAGCGGCGGCTGGCCGTACGCGAGGGACTCGACCTCGTCCTCACCGAGCAGGGCCGCGAGGTCGCCGAACGACTGGCCGAGGCCCGCGAGGAGTCCCTGGCCGAACTGCTCGGCGACTGGTGGGGGCCGGACCGCCCGACCGACCTGGTCAGGCTGGTGCAGGAACTGACCACGGAGATGTGCGGCTCGTACGCGGAACGCCCGCACAACAACGGACCGGGCACCCGCCCGCTCGGCCGGGCGGCCTAG
- a CDS encoding peptidoglycan-binding domain-containing protein, whose protein sequence is MNGTNGQACPECGAPRRPDGTPSCGCTRRASDALRDARTAEAAAAEDFDPLRIRPYVGLGAPTVDGETDAPAHDAAPDETMRLTAVPQEHTPDRAAAAETVSLAAVPDGTAAFSGAAAADETMRLGTVRDVPGTSASAGEEPPVPRRRRWTLLLAAGGAVVAVVAAAGFASGLFSYDPPERKAALPQDVRATLPEKSPSSGSSAPAARASASASASSSASGKPSPSASESPSPSSTSPSPSSSPTPSQAPTTAPAGGSPSPTPSSSHEQPIGPVLRRGDNNAEVKELQLRLTQIGLYSGPAKGRFDSQVENAVRNYQFSRGITGDEWGVYGPATRTKLESETTEP, encoded by the coding sequence GTGAACGGAACGAACGGACAGGCCTGCCCGGAGTGCGGGGCGCCACGGCGGCCGGACGGCACGCCGTCGTGCGGATGCACCCGGCGGGCGTCCGACGCGCTCCGGGACGCGCGTACGGCGGAGGCGGCAGCGGCGGAGGACTTCGATCCGTTGCGGATCAGGCCGTACGTGGGGCTGGGCGCCCCCACCGTGGACGGCGAAACCGACGCACCGGCGCACGACGCGGCCCCGGACGAGACGATGCGGCTGACGGCCGTGCCGCAGGAGCACACCCCGGACAGGGCGGCCGCGGCCGAGACGGTATCGCTCGCGGCCGTGCCGGACGGGACGGCGGCGTTCTCGGGCGCCGCCGCAGCGGACGAGACCATGCGGCTCGGAACCGTACGGGACGTGCCCGGCACCTCCGCGTCGGCGGGCGAGGAGCCACCGGTCCCCAGGCGTCGGCGATGGACCCTCCTGCTGGCGGCAGGTGGAGCGGTCGTCGCGGTCGTGGCGGCCGCGGGGTTCGCCAGCGGGCTGTTCTCGTACGACCCTCCGGAGCGGAAGGCGGCGCTGCCCCAGGACGTACGGGCGACCCTGCCGGAGAAGTCGCCGTCGAGCGGATCGTCGGCACCGGCGGCCCGGGCGTCCGCCTCGGCGTCGGCATCGTCGTCGGCGAGCGGGAAGCCGTCGCCGAGCGCCAGCGAGTCGCCCTCGCCGTCGAGCACGTCGCCGAGCCCGTCCTCCTCGCCCACGCCGAGCCAGGCGCCGACGACCGCGCCGGCCGGCGGCTCGCCGTCGCCGACGCCGTCCAGCAGCCACGAGCAGCCCATCGGCCCGGTCCTGCGCCGCGGCGACAACAATGCCGAGGTCAAGGAACTCCAGCTCCGCCTGACTCAGATCGGCCTGTACTCCGGCCCCGCCAAGGGCAGGTTCGACAGCCAGGTGGAGAACGCCGTCCGTAATTACCAGTTCTCCCGCGGCATCACGGGAGACGAGTGGGGCGTGTACGGGCCGGCGACGCGGACGAAGCTGGAGTCGGAGACGACCGAGCCGTAG
- a CDS encoding HAD-IA family hydrolase, which produces MPMTATTVLTARALLLDMDGTLVNSDAVVERCWRRWAERHGLDADEVMKVVHGRQGYASMAVLLPNRPMEQNHADNARMLAEETADMDGVVEVPGAAAFLASLAGLPHALVTSADVALSTARMAAAGLRLPDVRITAESVGASKPDPEGFLKGAAELGVAPEDCVVFEDSGAGIAAGRAAGMRVVGVGPRAALHRPDVLIRDLQRVRAEAAADGTIRVHFG; this is translated from the coding sequence ATGCCGATGACGGCCACGACCGTTCTCACCGCCCGCGCCCTTCTCCTGGACATGGACGGCACCCTCGTCAACTCCGATGCCGTCGTGGAGCGTTGCTGGCGGCGCTGGGCCGAGCGGCATGGGCTGGACGCCGACGAGGTCATGAAGGTCGTGCACGGACGCCAGGGCTATGCCTCGATGGCCGTCCTGCTGCCGAACCGCCCCATGGAGCAGAACCACGCCGACAACGCCCGCATGCTCGCGGAGGAGACCGCCGACATGGACGGCGTGGTCGAGGTCCCCGGCGCCGCCGCGTTCCTCGCCTCCCTCGCCGGCCTCCCGCACGCCCTCGTGACCTCGGCGGACGTGGCGCTGTCGACCGCGCGCATGGCTGCCGCGGGTCTGCGGCTGCCCGACGTGCGGATCACCGCCGAGTCCGTCGGCGCGAGCAAGCCGGACCCCGAGGGTTTCCTCAAGGGCGCCGCCGAACTGGGCGTCGCGCCCGAGGACTGCGTCGTGTTCGAGGACTCCGGCGCGGGTATCGCCGCGGGGCGCGCCGCCGGGATGCGGGTGGTGGGCGTCGGCCCCCGGGCCGCGCTGCACCGCCCCGACGTCCTGATCCGGGACCTACAGCGGGTACGGGCGGAGGCCGCCGCCGACGGGACGATCCGAGTGCACTTCGGCTGA
- a CDS encoding TMEM165/GDT1 family protein, translating to MISITVLALVFGVVFLAELPDKTALAGLVLGTRYRASYVFAGVAAAFALHVALAVAAGSVLTLLPQQIVHALTGVLFLGGAAMLLMKKDDGDEEIRKPENQSFWKVSAAGFMLILVAEFGDLTQIMTANLAARYDDPLSVGLGAVLALWAVAGLGIVGGKALMKRVPLRLITKVAALLMLALGVWSLYEAVAV from the coding sequence TTGATCAGCATCACCGTCCTGGCGCTCGTCTTCGGCGTCGTCTTCCTGGCCGAGCTGCCGGACAAGACGGCCCTCGCCGGACTCGTCCTCGGCACCCGCTACCGCGCCTCGTACGTCTTCGCCGGTGTCGCCGCCGCCTTCGCGCTGCACGTCGCGCTCGCCGTCGCGGCGGGCAGCGTGCTGACCCTGCTCCCGCAGCAGATCGTGCACGCGCTCACCGGAGTGCTCTTCCTCGGCGGCGCCGCCATGCTGCTGATGAAGAAGGACGACGGCGACGAGGAGATCCGCAAGCCCGAGAACCAGAGCTTCTGGAAGGTGTCGGCGGCGGGCTTCATGCTCATCCTGGTCGCCGAGTTCGGCGACCTCACCCAGATCATGACGGCGAACCTCGCGGCCCGTTACGACGACCCGCTGTCGGTGGGTCTCGGCGCGGTCCTCGCGCTGTGGGCGGTCGCGGGCCTCGGCATCGTCGGCGGCAAGGCGCTGATGAAGAGGGTGCCGCTGCGGCTGATCACGAAGGTCGCGGCGCTGCTGATGCTCGCCCTCGGGGTGTGGAGCCTGTACGAGGCCGTCGCGGTGTGA
- a CDS encoding HNH endonuclease family protein produces MPKVYARRRLSILAALTGVMASVGLFNGPTASAALPTPVSAATARTYLASLTVATEDRTGYSRSLFPTWITISGTCNTREYILKRDGTNVVTDSSCAATSGSWYSPYDGATWTAASDLDIDHLVPLAEAWDSGASQWTTSERQAFANDITRPQLLAVTDNVNQSKGDQDPATWMPSRTAYRCTYVRAWVQVKYYYDLSVDSAEKSALQSYLASC; encoded by the coding sequence ATGCCCAAGGTCTACGCGCGTCGACGCCTGAGCATACTCGCGGCGCTTACCGGAGTCATGGCCTCCGTCGGACTTTTCAACGGTCCGACCGCCTCCGCCGCGCTCCCCACCCCGGTCAGCGCCGCCACCGCCCGCACCTACCTCGCCTCGCTCACCGTGGCGACGGAGGACCGCACCGGCTACAGCCGCTCCCTGTTCCCGACCTGGATCACCATCAGCGGCACCTGCAACACCCGCGAGTACATCCTCAAGCGGGACGGCACGAACGTCGTCACCGACTCCTCCTGCGCGGCCACCAGCGGCAGCTGGTACTCCCCGTACGACGGCGCCACCTGGACCGCCGCCTCCGACCTGGACATCGACCACCTCGTCCCGCTCGCCGAGGCGTGGGACTCCGGCGCGAGCCAGTGGACCACCTCGGAGCGCCAGGCCTTCGCCAACGACATCACCCGTCCGCAGCTGCTCGCCGTCACGGACAACGTGAACCAGTCCAAGGGCGACCAGGACCCGGCCACCTGGATGCCGTCGCGCACCGCCTACCGGTGCACCTACGTCCGAGCCTGGGTGCAGGTGAAGTACTACTACGACCTCTCGGTCGACTCGGCCGAGAAGAGCGCCCTCCAGAGCTACCTCGCGAGCTGCTGA